Proteins encoded in a region of the Xylocopa sonorina isolate GNS202 chromosome 1, iyXylSono1_principal, whole genome shotgun sequence genome:
- the LOC143424567 gene encoding adenosine 5'-monophosphoramidase HINT3: protein MATRMDDCIFCNIIDNKAPSEKIYEDDYLICIKNIHPISTHHYLIIPREHIRNAKELKADNAELYDRIVTTVDTISEKQGLDPAATCTGFHWPPFNTVHHLHLHVISPTSNISFLNKIIYKPNSSWFVSTDYVKSYLEGRK, encoded by the exons ATGGCGACTCGTATGGATGATTGTATTTTTTGTAACATTATCGATAACAAAGCACCAAGTGAGAAGATATACgag GATGATTACCTAATATGTATTAAAAACATTCATCCAATTTCAACGCATCATTATTTAATAATTCCAAGAGAGCATATACGCAATGCCAAAGAACTGAAAGCAGACAATGCCGAACTTT ATGATAGAATTGTCACCACAGTGGATACAATATCAGAGAAACAGGGTTTGGACCCTGCGGCCACATGCACAGGATTTCATTGGCCACCATTTAATACAGTGCATCATTTGCATTTACATGTTATTTCCCCTACGAGCAATATAAGCTTTCTCAACAAAATTATATATAAACCAAACTCCTCTTGGTTCGTAAGT ACGGACTATGTGAAATCTTATCTGGAGGGTCGCAAGTAA
- the LOC143424553 gene encoding mitochondrial enolase superfamily member 1 isoform X1, translating into METLITDVDVKDIRFPTSLLADGSDAMHTDPDYSCAYVTIKTNKGIEGYGLTFTLGRGTEIVVQACRSMSYLVKGQNVKEIFAHFGSFWRKLTSESQLRWIGPEKGVTHLATAAIINALWDLWARMENKPVWKLLVDLTPEQLVSTIDFRYITDVITKEEAIKLLKDNEKGKEKREELLRENGYPAYTTQVGWLGYSDRKVKELCAKFLALGFTSFKAKVGQNLQNDIKRCQLIRDAIGSGNKLMLDANQIWDVNESIEWMKQLTKFKPVWIEEPTSPDDVLGHARIANELRPYGIGVATGEMCANRVMFKQLLQAKAIDYCQIDSARIGGINEILTVYLMAKKMGVPVCPHAGGVGLCEMVQHLQMWDFISLSATTENRVIEYVDQQHEHFENPVRIQNACYMPPTSPGYSTKLKEDGIKKYSYPDGQQWKDMYEEGLFQRPSN; encoded by the exons ATGGAAACTTTAATTACGGACGTTGATGTAAAGGATATAAGGTTTCCAACATCACTGCTGGCAGATGGAAGTGATGCTATG CATACCGATCCTGACTACTCTTGCGCGTATGTCACTATAAAGACTAACAAAGGGATTGAGGGGTATGGTCTAACATTCACCTTGGGCAGGGGCACTGAAATTG TTGTACAGGCATGCAGATCAATGTCTTATTTGGTAAAAGGACAGAATGTGAAAGAAATCTTTGCACATTTTGGATCTTTTTGGAGAAAGCTAACTAGCGAATCTCAGTTAAGATGG ATTGGGCCAGAAAAGGGTGTTACTCACCTTGCTACAGCCGCTATAATAAACGCACTCTGGGATCTATGGGCACGAATGGAAAATAAGCCTGTCTGGAAACTACTTGTGGACTTAACTCCTGAACAATTGGTCTCTACGATTGATTTTAGATACAT TACCGACGTTATTACGAAAGAGGAAGCAATAAAATTATTGAAAGACAAtgaaaaagggaaagaaaagcGAGAAGAATTGTTACGGGAAAATGGATACCCCGCGTACACAACGCAAGTGGGTTGGCTTGGATACAGCGATCGTAAAGTTAAAGAGCTCTGCGCTAAATTCCTGGCTCTTGGGTTCACATCTTTCAAGGCGAAAGTCGGTCAAAATTTACAGAACGACATAAAACGATGCCAATTGATACGCGATGCAATAGGATCCGGAAATAAATTGATGTTGGATGCTAATCAAATTTGGGATGTCAATGAATCCATCGAGTGGATGAAACAGTTGACGAAATTCAAGCCGGTTTGGATCGAGGAGCCTACATCTCCGGACGATGTGTTGGGACACGCGAGGATCGCGAATGAATTAAGACCATACGGTATTGGTGTCGCGACTGGAGAAATGTGCGCCAATCGTGTGATGTTTAAGCAATTGCTACAAGCGAAAGCAATCGACTACTGTCAGATTGATTCGGCTAGAATAGGAGGAATCAATGAGATATTGACTGtttatttgatggcaaaaaaaATGGGTG TTCCAGTGTGCCCACATGCTGGTGGAGTAGGTTTATGTGAAATGGTTCAACATCTTCAGATGTGGGATTTTATTTCTTTGAGCGCAACTACGGAGAACCGCGTGATAGAGTACGTGGATCAACAACACGAACACTTTGAAAATCCTGTACGCATTCAAAATGCGTGTTACATGCCGCCCACAAGTCCTGGTTATTCCACCAAGTTGAAAGAAGATggtattaaaaaatattcataTCCAGATGGACAACAATGGAAAGACATGTATGAGGAAGGACTTTTTCAAAGACCATCTAATTAA
- the LOC143424553 gene encoding mitochondrial enolase superfamily member 1 isoform X2, with amino-acid sequence MSYLVKGQNVKEIFAHFGSFWRKLTSESQLRWIGPEKGVTHLATAAIINALWDLWARMENKPVWKLLVDLTPEQLVSTIDFRYITDVITKEEAIKLLKDNEKGKEKREELLRENGYPAYTTQVGWLGYSDRKVKELCAKFLALGFTSFKAKVGQNLQNDIKRCQLIRDAIGSGNKLMLDANQIWDVNESIEWMKQLTKFKPVWIEEPTSPDDVLGHARIANELRPYGIGVATGEMCANRVMFKQLLQAKAIDYCQIDSARIGGINEILTVYLMAKKMGVPVCPHAGGVGLCEMVQHLQMWDFISLSATTENRVIEYVDQQHEHFENPVRIQNACYMPPTSPGYSTKLKEDGIKKYSYPDGQQWKDMYEEGLFQRPSN; translated from the exons ATGTCTTATTTGGTAAAAGGACAGAATGTGAAAGAAATCTTTGCACATTTTGGATCTTTTTGGAGAAAGCTAACTAGCGAATCTCAGTTAAGATGG ATTGGGCCAGAAAAGGGTGTTACTCACCTTGCTACAGCCGCTATAATAAACGCACTCTGGGATCTATGGGCACGAATGGAAAATAAGCCTGTCTGGAAACTACTTGTGGACTTAACTCCTGAACAATTGGTCTCTACGATTGATTTTAGATACAT TACCGACGTTATTACGAAAGAGGAAGCAATAAAATTATTGAAAGACAAtgaaaaagggaaagaaaagcGAGAAGAATTGTTACGGGAAAATGGATACCCCGCGTACACAACGCAAGTGGGTTGGCTTGGATACAGCGATCGTAAAGTTAAAGAGCTCTGCGCTAAATTCCTGGCTCTTGGGTTCACATCTTTCAAGGCGAAAGTCGGTCAAAATTTACAGAACGACATAAAACGATGCCAATTGATACGCGATGCAATAGGATCCGGAAATAAATTGATGTTGGATGCTAATCAAATTTGGGATGTCAATGAATCCATCGAGTGGATGAAACAGTTGACGAAATTCAAGCCGGTTTGGATCGAGGAGCCTACATCTCCGGACGATGTGTTGGGACACGCGAGGATCGCGAATGAATTAAGACCATACGGTATTGGTGTCGCGACTGGAGAAATGTGCGCCAATCGTGTGATGTTTAAGCAATTGCTACAAGCGAAAGCAATCGACTACTGTCAGATTGATTCGGCTAGAATAGGAGGAATCAATGAGATATTGACTGtttatttgatggcaaaaaaaATGGGTG TTCCAGTGTGCCCACATGCTGGTGGAGTAGGTTTATGTGAAATGGTTCAACATCTTCAGATGTGGGATTTTATTTCTTTGAGCGCAACTACGGAGAACCGCGTGATAGAGTACGTGGATCAACAACACGAACACTTTGAAAATCCTGTACGCATTCAAAATGCGTGTTACATGCCGCCCACAAGTCCTGGTTATTCCACCAAGTTGAAAGAAGATggtattaaaaaatattcataTCCAGATGGACAACAATGGAAAGACATGTATGAGGAAGGACTTTTTCAAAGACCATCTAATTAA